In Cryptomeria japonica chromosome 5, Sugi_1.0, whole genome shotgun sequence, the genomic window CACAGGAACGAACAATAAGAAGGGGAATAGGACACTACCACTTCATCCTAAAAAACAAACGTCACAATTGCACAACGACAAAGAGACGCACAACAGAATAAATACGGGGTAGAATGTAAGAACCCTTACTAACTTTGCCCTTAAATCATTGATttctacccttgggaattttgtcaaacacttgtcttgcaaagtctgtacttgctgttatgagttttttgtttgtattgtttgggtcttgtacactgcaattaatgttttgaatgcctctaaccatgaaagattgactaacaatgtcatagaaatgatatgccaattgattttgatgcatataagtaactaaaaataacaactacagctgcttgacaaatcatcaaacacttggcatgcaaactagaaattatgTGGCAGCAGCATAATGAAGTTTTTATTAGTTATTCTCACACCAAATAGTTACAAAGGTATAACATGTAATTTCCAAAACTTATGACAGCAAAATTAGAGACCCTGATATGTAAAATGTTTGCTGCAAATGATGGTCTCCACTCTTCAATGGACTGCCAATTAAACACGTTCCTGCTGTAGCTACGAATAATTTGCCAATTAAATGCCTGATTTCTTAGTACTGTAGCACGTCACTATTCACGCCACTATAGCATTTCACTATTTTTCACTATTCACGGATTACTGTAGCGCGGTTACTGTAGCGCGGTTACTGTAGCGTctactgtagcagcaattgtatcttgaaatgattgcttcaattatgatttttaatggctgccaaatgaaactgtaagtctgcaattgatatatattcgaaaatctgcataccctagatgtcttcccttctttttaaagcccaaatagaactccagaatgaagctctcctgaaatgccaaattcagtggatatttcaccacctcaaatggttgcaacactgaagaattgtcgctctccaatggctgactgaatcagaaacccttggcttcttctcccaagttcataacaaacaaatatcaattctctagatggatgatataaaatgagctcttaagtccctttttattctttcttaagaagctcgaacactttcttggccaatgtgagattaaagacatattcacacattataatattaaagtgactttattattataaaattactttataactttataataacattaaaatatttaaataaatcacttaagtcacttttaattaaattaattaaatataaagtcacctttttttattttattttatttaatgacttaataaaaaattaatttaatcaatttctccttatttctccacttagccttcggagaatgtaaaggctaagaactccactGAGACGTTAAAAAGGTGGAGACATTACATAGAACATAGCTTGAAGGAAAATGTTATTCTCGGGGGAATGATACCTGTCGGTACTGGATTCAACCGTTTGGTAAAACGGAGCAAAATGAATTTGAGAACGAGTAAAATCAAGACTTGATATTGATGCTCAAAAACAAAGAGAGACAGAAGAAAATACAGTGCTTACGGCAATTGCCATTGTCATCGGCAATAGTGTTTATAAAAAGGCTCTTTAACATCCAACAAGTTTCTAGAAAaaagccaactttcatctttaTGTGGGTGGAATGACGTGGATCAGAAGACCCGACTTCTATCATTGTTGTCCTCGGTTATTATTCAAGGTCTTTCTGACATCATGCCGGGTAATGTTTTTGACCAATACATCACCAAGAACTATTCCAATGGGCACGCCTGAAAAAATAGCTAGAAATATAATTTCAAAGAAAAAACCGGGCTAAGCAAAGGGTAAGCATACAACCTACTTCTGAAGACTGTTTGTGATTATATGAAGCACTCACAAGAAGGtttttttcttattcaaagtgtGTTTCTAGAAATATGCCAAACTGGATGATGTGAAAAACTTATCTGTTGCAGTTTACACTTCAATTTTTTAGTAAACTGTTCAATGTTATATAAATTCTTGACATTACGCTGGTTGGTAGATGCTTCTTTCAACCCATGTATAACAAGAATTGTTTCGAAGAATTGTTTCAAAGCACATTTCATGAGAAAAGTTAGAAAATTTCAATGGATACTGGCTCAGGAAGAAGCCCCTCTATACCGATCTACTCCGAAAGGAAGCACTCTAGGAGAGTACAATATACCATTGTTTGCAACCATGATTCAATCGATCGCTTCAAATTTTTCAACAGCTGAAGCGCTTGCACAAAGGCTCTTCTAGATTCAACATGTATTCGATACTTTTTCCAATGCATAACAAAAAATCGTTCCAGTGCACACACTTCTAAGAGAAAAACTAGAAGAAAAGTTTCTGTGGAAACCATTACACAATGAAGTGGGGCTCTAGTCCAGCCATGGAATTTAGCTTCACACTACACGACGTCTGCAGGAATGATAAGCATGTTCCACATATTCGTTTAATGCATTGCAAAAAAGGAGTAAAAGTACAATgcagtgcaaatatatatattataGACAAGTAAATTCATCATATAGTAatataagaaaaagaaaaggaaaaaagtttTGCCTTTCTTACATTAATTTTATAAGAAAACCATACAACAAAATTAAGGTCATCCATGCAAAAACTAAAATTCTCACTAGAAATAGTTCCATTTTCTCGTAAGAATGAGAACAGCCTTGACATATATTAAAGGAAAAAATGTAGCATACAACTTATCTCAGAGGGCATTATATTGTATAGATTAAGCATCAGATGTTTAAATAAATTGGACGAAAACTATCCGACACCTatacccaaaaaaaaataaaaaattaagaaattagaagtTAACTCAGAAAAAGTTACGATTGCAGACAAGTGGGGTACACGAAATGATGATAACATATAATATCCAGATTGTCTGAGACTAATTAAATAAGGGGAAGAGCGTCACTAACAGTATAATATATTATTTTCTGAAATGCTTAAATAAAGTCGGAGACTAACAAAATAATGGGGTCAGCACCACCAAACAGGATAATATAGTACTTTATAAAGAGCATTCAGATCATATGTGAGCGGTTCAAATAAAGGAACAAACTCAGAAAAAAAATTCATGCTGGCATTTAACAATATGCAAGATTTATTAGGGTTAGACTATAATATAGTTCAGAGTCTCAGACAAAGATTATAATAGCGATTAGCAGTAACATTTAGTGCACTAGCTCAATAAATACAAGatgtacaaagaaaagaaaatttgccaGTTATTTGACCTCTATGTTTATTGACACCATTTTTAAAATTGAACTACAAGTTTCATGAGATAAATGTCAAATGTATTGCCCCAAACAGAAATCAGGGCCAAGACAAGCCCACAAACTTAGAATCCAAAGCAGTGTAAAATACTATCATAAATGTGTTTTCTTTTGGATTTCATGGATTAATAATTTTAGCCTCTTAGTATCTACTAGTATATTGTAGCACAGTCAACAATGGCCTACAAATTAGGCCTTGCTCATGTCTCAAAATTTATCTTGTGGCCTAAAATTAAATATACACACAATATTTTCCACTTTCTTCATGTAATTCACTTGCCACACGTAGTGAAAATGTCTTTTGCTTAAGAGAAAGATATAGCTTAAGCATGTCAATTAACTAAGCAAAGGATATGGAGGTGCTTTTCAATTCAACTGTATAATTTATTTTGTATCAATATTTccaatcacactccatgatccatcatcaggataagaCCAAATAAGATCTAGTTAGATAAAACAGAAGGAGAGAGAAATGGTTAAGGAAAACAAGAGCACACTTCGTCTCTTTCTTTTTAAGAACCTAATTCTACCATCCAACTCAAAACGATGTCTCATTATGCTAATTGggtcacagagtgtgatctgaaacatagATGGAAAAATATTTAACAGTTAAGAGTCCAAAAGCACTCTAAATCATCTTTGTGCACCGTGGAAAAATCATGGCTAATATAAGCTAAGGATTGATAGAAAATGAAGCAACGATTGTAATGCCTTCTTTTTGCAACGAACAAATTGAACGCTCTATTTTCAAATGTTGTATTCAATCAGAATGATGTAACGAACATCAATGAGAATGAACTGAATTAATTACAGGTTCAGGTCGCATAGAAAAACTCAATTACTGgttgaaaattccataaatttagcAAAGCCATAATTGTTAATGCATACACTGCCAGAAACAAGCAGCTTCGAGCATTAAAACCGTAAAACACAATGAAAATGGATAAAAACCGAAAAGTAATATAGAAAATGTACGTAAAAACCTTGCATAAGAAATCAACTTGTAACCACAGGACTTACAAACATTGTATATGATGAAAAAGCATTTCCATTATTCTGCAAGCATTCCAGAATGCAATCCCTTCTTTGCAATGATTATATTGCATCTACTCAAATTGAAGCACAAGACTCAATCAAGCCTTTTATGAAATCCAGGGCTAGCAAGCAGAAATTCTTTTCTCAGAAGACTACCTACCTGCTGCTTAATCAATCCAAAAGGTTTTTAACTGAAAGCCTGGCTGTGCAAATGAACGCTGTGAACATATATGTTCTCTACAACCAGACAAACAAACTGCATAATTCATCAATGTTAACCCAAAAGATTGGATATTTGGTGTAACTGTAAACAAATATTTTCAGTTCTTCAAGATAAATGTTCTGGAGGCAGAGCAAATATCTACACCCTGCATCAAGGAACATCATGCCAAATATGAAATATCCACTGAAAATACCATCCTATTGTGATGTACAATCACCCCTTTTTAAGCCAGATTACTAGCTTCATCGTGCTTCCCAATTTGGCAATTCGAGAAAAATAAAAGTAACAAACGGACCAGCCTTCTGCATCCAGCAATGCAAACAATTGAAGCCCCTACAGATATTCAATTACGATCCATTGGATCCACTAGATCCATTGGACAATCTTAGAAAAGCACAGGCCACAAAGTTCCTCCCTGCAAAAAGTGAAAACTTGGCCTTGGATAGGGAAGAAGAAACTCTACTGGATGAAGAGGCATTCAGTGTGCTGCCCCCCTGTACGCTTGTTCCGGCCATCTCCGACGATTCCCCTACAATCAGATTCGGAGTCGTCAGAGGCATGCAATCCAGGTTAACAGCTAGAGACCCTCTGTTGGCCTTCAGCTTATCTGCACCCTCACAAGTCACTCCCCTGCATTTCTTCACCTTGATCTTAACAAGCTTAGGACAACCACCAATCAAATACTCGATCCCCTCATCCGACACAGGGCATCCCTTGATACAGAGCTTCTTCAAAGCAACACACTTGGCAGAAATACATCCGATCTCTCTATCACCAATTGTATCACTGCCACAAAGAGCCAACCTCTCCAAAGACAGGCAGTTGGAAGCCAAAAGGTCCAAACTCGTAGAAGTCGGATTCAATCCAATTAAAACCAACTCCTGCAAATTCGAACACCGCCGAGCCACCGCGCTGAGCCCCTCATCCCCAATCCTATTTGTCTTCCATCCATCAATATGCAACTTTCTCAAACTCTTACAAGCATTAGCAATACTAATGAGCCCAATATCGGTACACTCTGGAGTCTTAACCAAATGCAAGATCTCCAATCCTAAACACTTAGAAATGGCCATTAACCCCCTATCACTCACCTGCAACCTCTCCAGATGCACCTCCACGAGCCCATTGACATGATCGGTAATAACCTCAAGCAACTTATCCCAATCCCCTGAACATCTAAACAGCTTCAAGGTATTCAAATTCTTGGAACCAGCAATCAAGGGTCCAAAATACTTCCCATTATAAAGCTCCTTCAAACAAATCCTCTTTAATTTGGCACAACCAGGCCCAATAGCCTCCACATTCCCCTCAGCCAAACCCCTCAATCTCTTCACAGAAAGCTCTTCTAAACCCACACAGTATTTCAAGATTGCATTCATGCCTTTAGCCCCAAAGGTACAAGACCCACAAGACAGTTTCGTTAAATTACTGCAACGTTTTGCAAATTCCTCAACCCCAGCATCAGACAATTCTCTACACGCCTTCAATTTTAATTTCTGGATATTTCTGCAATAAATTCCTATCTGAATGAGGGCATCGTCATTTATACTTACCATTTTACGGTCGCACCTGAGGGCCAGCTTGGTCACATGGTCAAATCGGCTGAACAGCCCAGGGATCGCTGTGGATATATCTGACCTCGCATCCAAAGACAGGCGCTGGCGACTTGAACCCTCGACGTAGAACCATCTTTTGCAGACCAACGAACATTTCTTTCGATCACCTGAGCCCAAACTGTAGAAAATACAAGCAAGGCATTCATCTGGAATGCTCAAGGTATAATCTTTACCATCAATCTCAtcgatttcctcaggtttctcgTAAATGGGATTCACAGATGAAGTCCCCTGTCCCATCGTAATTCAATATCCAAAGAACAAACAGAAGAAAATCAGCTTTGGCTTTCAGGACCACAAATCGGTCGATACACAGCCGATAAAAGCCGTGGATGGCTCAATTtgaagatccttctacactttttTTAACTGAGATATCCTCGCCTTAATATATCGATGCGCGTAGGCTCACAATCTTATAACTAGTGGCAGGAAACAAAGGGTTTCTGCTCTGTTTATGCTTGATGTGTTATTGTTGTCTTCCGCTCCGGCGGAACTCAagttggaataaaattttgttgacgGACGTGAAAGCGCCTTGTGATTTGGTTATGGTTTTTAGTTTTTTCGGGAAGAGTAAAGTATTTGAGGAGGCCTTGATGACAAGACCAAAGgaaaataatcataaaaatgaGTAATTTGTGCATGGAGATTGATGACATTAtttgcttcttcttgttggaatatgTTGGTGTAGTGTTGCACTTGGACATGGTGGGGCATCTCACTAGACCCCAAGCTATAGATTTAAACAAGCAGAAAGTAAACTTGCAAAGACCAAATCATGGCTAACATGATATGCCTTACCTAGCAAAGTGAATCtagttttaaaaatttaaattcaaatttataagaGTCAGTGAATGTGGCTAATATAATATAGTTATTTAGTCTTTATAGATAGTAGAGTTGGTTTGGGTTGTGGGTTTACTTTTTAGTGATTTTGGATTCAATTATGAGGTCCTAACTTCCTTAATGTATGTGGGTTGTGAGCAATTGCGTGCACCCCAGAGAATTAGTGATGTCCCAACTCACCCCTTCCTGATCTCAACTCAGCAGTAAGACCAAGGCAAGACAGGGTGGACATTGGGTTGGATCAGGATACCCCTAATGCAACAACAAAAAACATAATATATCTACGTAGACAAGGTGGatctagttttaaaattttaaattcaaatttgtaaGAGTTACTGAAATTGAATGGTTTATAAACAAAAGGGAGTCTGTGCTCTAGTTATGTATTGATTTTTTATATTGGGGTGATTCTTATAGTTAACGCAATGATTATAATATGCGGGTTCTTTAAAATGGATCTTCTTAAAGAAATAATCATTAATTAGATCTTATGAAGTATATAGATCTGATTTTAtaacaaatgaaattgaaattgtaaattaaacaaatatgataaaATGTGTATTGTTAATCCTCAACACttatataagaaaataaataattatacattttgatgattttttttaaaaacaaacccCTCTCAATCTCTTAGCTACTTCTCAATTTGATTGTATGTTTTTTGGCATCAACATTATGGATCATACTCTGTGatctatgattcatcatcaaaatGTAAGAGAGTGTGATACTCTCttacatcttgatgatggatcacaaaatgtgatccaaaacgttgatgcaaaaaaaggagacacacaatcaaattgaaaaacaaataaatgaataattaatgAATTGTAGAAATTTGATAAAATTAACCTTTCAATCTTTAATATTAAATCATGAAATAAATTCCTATAACTACTAATATGTGTAACCTCTAATCTTAAACAAATATAATTAGATGTTATGAAATATATAGTTCTACTATTGTAAGTGAAATTGAAATTATACATTAAACAGATTTGATAAAATGAGTATTATTAATCCTTAACACttatataagaaaataaataatttatacatttagataaatttattttttaatgagagagagagagagggcacgtc contains:
- the LOC131064118 gene encoding F-box protein At1g47056 → MGQGTSSVNPIYEKPEEIDEIDGKDYTLSIPDECLACIFYSLGSGDRKKCSLVCKRWFYVEGSSRQRLSLDARSDISTAIPGLFSRFDHVTKLALRCDRKMVSINDDALIQIGIYCRNIQKLKLKACRELSDAGVEEFAKRCSNLTKLSCGSCTFGAKGMNAILKYCVGLEELSVKRLRGLAEGNVEAIGPGCAKLKRICLKELYNGKYFGPLIAGSKNLNTLKLFRCSGDWDKLLEVITDHVNGLVEVHLERLQVSDRGLMAISKCLGLEILHLVKTPECTDIGLISIANACKSLRKLHIDGWKTNRIGDEGLSAVARRCSNLQELVLIGLNPTSTSLDLLASNCLSLERLALCGSDTIGDREIGCISAKCVALKKLCIKGCPVSDEGIEYLIGGCPKLVKIKVKKCRGVTCEGADKLKANRGSLAVNLDCMPLTTPNLIVGESSEMAGTSVQGGSTLNASSSSRVSSSLSKAKFSLFAGRNFVACAFLRLSNGSSGSNGS